cgccgagcaatctaacgctacaccgccgcaagtttacaggtaagtgttctgagaatcaggatttaaacctgtagacctgcggcggtgtaacgtagagctcatacgtTACGcagcccaggagcagcgctaatgtatgagaatctgggccttagtgctcACTGtcgcaatgtgtggatttattctttaaaagaagcaaaagtcaggctactcacatttggccagacaaaaaacggcatgaagtaacaatctttaggaatggacagcagatgagcgacgtgatgtttcaggctcctaaaccaccggacgcgttgcgttatatcaacttcctcagcggggcgcccctctgaggaagttgatataacgtaacgcgtccggtggtttaTGTCTCTGCTCCCTTATAGTTATATAATAACTGTCACTTATTTGCAAAGTTTCCTCTGGATTCTTGTAAGCCCCGCCCCCTTTATCTTCTCCCCGTCTGATCCCgcccctttcttctctctctctctctccctgcagctTAACATGGCCGCCGCACAGACAGAAGTGGAACGCGCGATCGTCACCATCGTGACCTGTTTCTTCGAACACGCCGGCGAGGAGGGCAAGAAGGAGACGCTGACGCAGGGCGAGTTCAACAGTCTGGTGGCCAAAGAGCTTCCAGGATTTCTGAAGGTGAGcagccaagccacgccccttCCTGAGTGCTCCCGTGTACTATACAATAAAAGTCACGCCAAAGATCTACCGAGCCACGCCCCCTCCTGAGATCCCCCACCTACTCCCCAATAAAAGTCACACCAAAGATCTACCGAGCCACGCCCCCTCCTGAGATCCCCCACCTACTCCCCAATAAAAGTCACACCAAAGATCTACCGAGCCACGCCCCCTCCTGAGATCCCCCACCTACTCCCCAATAAAAGTCACACCAAAGGTCTACCGAGCCACGCCCCCTCCTGACATCCCCCCACCTACTCCCCAATAAAAGTCACACCAAAGGTCTACCGAGCCACGCCCCCTCCTGACATCCCCCCACCTACTCCCCAATAAAAGTCACGCCAAAGATcttccaagccacgccccctcctGAGATCCCCCACCTACTCCCCAATAAAAGTCACGCCAAAGATCTACCGAGCCACGCCCCCTCCTGAGATCCCCCACCTATTCCCCAATAAAAGTCACGCCAAAGATCTAccgagccacgcctcctcctgaGATCCCCCACCTATTCCCCAATAAAAGTCACGCCAAAGATCTACCGAGTCACGCCCCCTCCTGAGACCCCCCACCTACTCCCCAATAAAAGTCACGCCAAAGATctaccaagccacgccccctcctGAGACCCCCCACCTACTCCCCAATAAAAGTCACGCCAAAGATCTaccaagccacgcctcctcctgaGATCCCCCACCTACTCCCCAATAAAAGTCACGCCAAAGATCTAGCGAGCCACGCCCCCTCCTGAGATCCCCCACCTACTCCCCAATAAAAGTCACGCCAAAGATCTACCGAGCCACACCCCCTCCTGAGACCCCCCACCTACTCCCCAATAAAAGTCATGCCAAAGATTTACCGAGCCACGCCCCCTCCTGAGATCCCCCCACCTACTCCCCAATAAAAGTCACACCAAAGATCTAGCGAGCCACGCCCCCTCCTGAGATCCCCCACCTATTCCCCAATAAAAGTCACGCCAAAGATCTACCGAGCCACGACCCCTCCTGAGACCCCCCACCTACTCCCCAATAAAAGTCACGCCAAAGATCTACCGAGCCACGCCCCCTCCTGACATCCCCCCACCTACTCCCCAATAAAAGTCACGCCAAAGATctaccaagccacgccccctcctGAGACCCCCCACCTACTCCCCAATAAAAGTCACGCCAAAGATCTACCGAGCCACGCCCCCTCCTGAGAGCTCCCACCTACTCCCCAATAAAAGTCACGACAAATATCTACCGAGCCACGCCCCCTCCTGAGATCCCCCACCTACTCCCCAATAAAAGTCACGCCAAAGATCTACCGAGCCACGCCCCCTTCTGAGAGCTCCCACCTACTCCCCAATAAAAGTCACGCCAAAGATCTACCGAGCCACGCCCCCTCCTGAGAGCTCCACCTACTCCCCAATAAAAGTCACACCAAAGATCTACTCTGTCAATATAAAAGCCCCCCCCAACATAGTACACCATTATGAAAAGGCCCCTCACCCATTGCAGTGCCGCCACTTTAAAGATCCCCCACCCAACTAAGTGCACCATCATAAAAAAAGGACCCCAACCCAACTAAGTGCACCAATTTTAAAAGCTCCCTCCTCCTTACCCAATCATTATAAAAGGGCTCCCCCCTGCCCACTCAACCCAGGGGGGAGCCCCTTTTATAATGGTTGggtaaggaggaggagggagctttTAAAATTGGTGTACTAGGTTGGGTTGGGGCCCTTTTTTATGGTGGTGCACTTAGTTGGGTCGGGGCCCTTTTTTTATGATGGTGCACTTAGTTGGGTTGGGGCCCTTTTTTATGGTGGTGCACTTAGAAGATATACTCCTCTAGGGgtaatatgccccccccccccccctcctcggcATCAGATTTGTCACCATTGTAGAGTTCCACTTTGAAGCCCCAATTCGGCAACTTCTATTTTTTAATATTGGTAAGGAGAGGTTCAACCCCCACCGTCTTTGccagacaaaacatttttgtgcGGAGCTTTTCTTTAAGAGGGTCTCCTTGTTTGGATGATTGGGAGGAAGGTGGGTGTGCGCAGGAGAATACCTTCCCCCCCACTATCGGGAATTCCATCTGGAATCTGTCAGACGCTCCTCTATGAATGGTTCCATTACACCGAGACGTTCGGGTCATTCAGTCCGCCCCCGACGTGTTTATACATCGGGAACAACGTCCTCGTTTTCCtgccgggggagggggaggacaggTGAGCTTTGTCCGGGAGTGTGAGAGCCGGCTTGTTCCCGCCACCTTCTCTGAGAGCCGATTCTTCTCCCCGATCACCAAACAGAGGGCCACTCTTCCAACGAGGGGCCCCTGGGGGGGTGACGACCTCTGGTCTGACagggcccctccccccacagtcacatcagtctctgtacagaggagcttacactctaatgtcccctcccccccacatcacatcagtctctgtacagaggagcttacactctaatgtcccctccccccacacatcacatcagtctctgtacagaggagcttacactctaatgtcccctccccccccacatcacatcagtctctgtacagaggagcttacactctaatgtcccctccccccacagtcacatcagtctctgtacagaggagcttacactctaatgtcccctccccacacatcacatcagtctctgtacagaggagcttatactctaatgtcccctcccccccacatcacatcagtctctgtacagaggagcttacactctaatgtcccctccccccacagtcacatcagtctctgtacagaggagcttacactctaatgtcccccccccacagtcacatcagtctctgtacagaggagcttacactctaatgtcccctccccccacacatcacatcagtctctgtacagaggagcttacactctaatgtcccctccccccacagtcacatcagtctctgtacagaggagcttacactctaatgtcccctcccccccacatcacatcagtctctgtacagaggagcttacactctaatgtcccccctcccccccacatcacatcagtctctgtacagaggagcttacactctaatgtcccctcccccccacatcacatcagtctctgtacagaggagcttacactctaatgtcccctccccccacacagtcacaccagtctctgtacagaggagcttacactctaatgtcccctccccccacatcacatcagtctctgtacagaggagcttacactctaatgtcccctccccccacagtcacatcagtctctgtacagaggagcttacactctaatgtcccctccccacacatcacatcagtctctgtacagaggagcttatactctaatgtcccctcccccccacatcacatcagtctctgtacagaggagcttacactctaatgtcccctcccccccacatcacatcagtctctgtacagaggagcttacactctaatgtcccctccccccacagtcacatcagtctctatacagaggagcttacactctaatgtcccctcccccccacagtcacatcagtctctgtacagaggagcttacactctaatgtccccctccccccacacagtcacatcagtctctgtacagaggagcttacactctaatgtcccctcccccccacagtcacatcagtctctgtacagaggagcttacactctaatgtcccctccccacatcacatcagtctctgtacagaggagcttacactctaatgtcccctcccccccacatcacatcagtctctgtacagaggagcttacactctaatgtcccccccccccacacagtcacatcagtcactgtacagaggagcttacactctagtgtcccctccccccacatcacatcagtctctgtacagaggagcttacactctagtgtcccctccccccacatcacatcagtctctgtacagaggagcttacactctaatgtcccctcccccccacagtcacatcagtctctgtacagaggagcttacactctaatgtcccctcccccacatcacatcagtctctgtacagaggagcttacactctaatgtcccctccccccacagtctctgtacagaggagcttacactctaatgtcccctccccccacagtcacatcagtctctgtacagaggagcttacactctaatgtcccctcccccccccccacagtcacacactattattattatacatttatatagctctgtacagagatcactgagctgGCCTCTCCCTGGTCTTATCAGTTGCCGCGTTTCGCTAACCTCTCCTCACTTCCTCAGGACGTCTCCCTGGAGGACAAGCTGAAGGAGTTGGACATTAATCAGGACCAGGAGCTGAAATTTAACGAGTTCTGGAGGCTGATCGGCGAGCTGGCCAAGGAGACCAAGAAAGACATCAAAGCCAAAAAGAAGTGAAGAACCGCGGGGGcgggagagggggcggagccaccAGGAACAAAGCCATCGGAATGCATTCTCATTATAATAAAATGAAACTGCTTTTGTGAATTGTGTCTTATATGTCAATAAAAT
This window of the Rana temporaria chromosome 13, aRanTem1.1, whole genome shotgun sequence genome carries:
- the LOC120921022 gene encoding protein S100-A13-like; translation: MAAAQTEVERAIVTIVTCFFEHAGEEGKKETLTQGEFNSLVAKELPGFLKDVSLEDKLKELDINQDQELKFNEFWRLIGELAKETKKDIKAKKK